From one Salvelinus alpinus chromosome 14, SLU_Salpinus.1, whole genome shotgun sequence genomic stretch:
- the LOC139538538 gene encoding small ubiquitin-related modifier 3-like isoform X2: MSEEKPKEGVKTENDHINLKVAGQDGSVVQFKIKRHTPLSKLMKAYCERQGLSIRQIRFRFDGQPINETDTPAQLEMEDEDTIDVFQQQTGGSSLSEAPPPSLRLLLPL; this comes from the exons ATGTCTGAAGAAAAGCCAAAG GAAGGAGTGAAGACTGAAAACGACCACATCAACCTAAAAGTTGCAGGTCAAGATGGGTCAGTAGTCCAATTCAAAATTAAAAGGCACACTCCGCTCAGCAAGCTGATGAAGGCATACTGCGAAAGACAG GGTTTGTCAATTAGACAGATAAGGTTTAGGTTTGACGGACAGCCGATTAACGAGACTGACACACCTGCACAG CTTGAGATGGAAGATGAGGATACTATTGATGTATTTCAACAACAGACTGGCGGCTCCTCCCTCTCTGag gctcctcctccctctctgaggctcctcctccctctctga
- the LOC139538538 gene encoding small ubiquitin-related modifier 3-like isoform X1, translating into MSEEKPKEGVKTENDHINLKVAGQDGSVVQFKIKRHTPLSKLMKAYCERQGLSIRQIRFRFDGQPINETDTPAQLEMEDEDTIDVFQQQTGGSSLSEAPPPSLRLLLPL; encoded by the exons ATGTCTGAAGAAAAGCCAAAG GAAGGAGTGAAGACTGAAAACGACCACATCAACCTAAAAGTTGCAGGTCAAGATGGGTCAGTAGTCCAATTCAAAATTAAAAGGCACACTCCGCTCAGCAAGCTGATGAAGGCATACTGCGAAAGACAG GGTTTGTCAATTAGACAGATAAGGTTTAGGTTTGACGGACAGCCGATTAACGAGACTGACACACCTGCACAG CTTGAGATGGAAGATGAGGATACTATTGATGTATTTCAACAACAGACTGGCGGCTCCTCCCTCTCTGaggctcctcctccctctctgaggctcctcctccctctctga